One window of Vitis riparia cultivar Riparia Gloire de Montpellier isolate 1030 chromosome 5, EGFV_Vit.rip_1.0, whole genome shotgun sequence genomic DNA carries:
- the LOC117914187 gene encoding PH, RCC1 and FYVE domains-containing protein 1-like: MADPVSYGNSERDIEQALVTLKKGTQLIKYSRKGKPKFRPFRISTDETTLIWYSHGEERNLKLSSVSRIIPGQRTAVFRRYLRPEKDYLSFSLLYNNGERSLDLICKDKVEAEVWLAGLQALISTGQHRNRRTRSDIPDFHDGGDFIQNGRPFGVNLDFASSIARGRSSVDLSSRDSSLNWASSDAGSERTNMQLRTSGVDGFRISISSTPSCSSQGSGPDDIESLGDVYVWGEVWCDGVLPDGSVSPFPIKIDVLTPKSLESNVVLDVHQIACGVRHVALVTRQGEVFTWGEESGGRLGHGIDNDFSRPHLVEFLAVNNVDFVACGEYHTCAVSTSGDLFTWGDGTHNAGLLGHGTDVSHWIPKRVSGPLEGLQVLSVACGTWHSALATSNGKLFTFGDGTFGVLGHGDRESVPYPREVQILSGLKTIKVACGVWHTAAIIEVMSQSGTNISSRKLFTWGDGDKHRLGHGSKETYLLPTCVSALIDYNFHQLACGHTMTVALTTSGHVFTMGGTAYGQLGNPLSDGRLPCLVQDKLVGEFVEEISCGAYHVAVLTSRSEVFTWGRGANGRLGHGDTEDRRSPTFVEALKDRNVKSISCGSNFTASICIHKWVSGADQSVCSGCRQAFGFTRKRHNCYNCGLVHCHACSSKKALKAALAPTPGKPHRVCDPCYAKLKAAEAGNASIFNRKNTVPRRSIDATIRSDRGEVRSARILMSPGPINYFEFKPGRFGPRPDPSPMIQSSQGPSLLKDIAFPSSLSALQNALKPVITASPQTAPPPPPQPAFSRPVSPYSRRPSPPRSAGPVFSRSVIDSLKKTNELLNQEVTKLQNQVRSLKQKSEGQDAEIQKLRKNAQEADLLALEESSKCTVAKEVVKSITTQLKEMEKQLPPEVYDSETFKSMQTQIEAFLNTSGTQAAEFSSSLPADLESDQKNASVTNPLGVEDHVNAAGLTDLSQNGESSVQDSSKLSISITRDAVPQQSTENGSRSAAKYEGEPESTEQFEPGVYVTFIALKNGTKIFKRVRFSKRKFGGQQAEEWWKENKERLLRKYTPSASSSAPTGSSVPPAPTDESNELAQSSQT; this comes from the exons ATGGCAGATCCTGTTAGTTATGGGAATTCTGAGCGTGACATCGAGCAA GCACTTGTTACTTTGAAAAAAGGGACTCAGCTAATCAAGTACAGCCGGAAAGGGAAGCCCAAGTTTCGTCCATTCAGAATCTCTACA GATGAAACGACATTGATCTGGTATTCACATggagaagaaagaaatttgAAACTATCTTCTGTATCACGGATTATCCCTGGACAGAGAACT GCTGTTTTTAGAAGATATTTGCGCCCTGAAAAagattatttatcattttcacttctatACAATAACGGTGAAAGATCTCTTGATCTG ATCTGCAAGGACAAAGTTGAAGCTGAAGTTTGGCTTGCGGGTCTCCAGGCATTAATTTCTACTGGACAACATCGTAATAGGCGCACCAGAAGTGACATTCCCGAT TTCCATGATGGTGGGGATTTCATTCAAAATGGCCGGCCATTTGGTGTAAATCTAGATTTTGCTTCAAGCATTGCTCGTGGTAGGTCATCTGTTGATCTGAGTTCTCGTGACTCTTCTTTGAATTGGGCGAGCTCAGATGCGGGGTCAGAACGCACAAATATGCAACTAAGAACAAGTGGAGTGGATGGTTTCCGGATTAGTATTTCGAGCACTCCTAGCTGCTCAAGTCAAGGTTCTGGACCAGATGACATAGAATCGTTGGGTGATGTTTATGTCTGGGGAGAGGTATGGTGTGATGGGGTTTTACCTGATGGATCAGTGAGCCCATTCCCTATAAAAATAGATGTTCTGACTCCAAAATCCTTGGAGTCAAATGTGGTTCTAGATGTTCATCAGATTGCTTGTGGTGTTCGGCATGTTGCTCTTGTTACCAGGCAAGGAGAAGTTTTCACCTGGGGGGAGGAATCTGGTGGGAGACTTGGCCATGGAATAGATAACGACTTCAGTCGCCCTCATCTTGTTGAATTTCTAGCAGTAAATAATGTGGACTTTGTTGCATGTGGTGAGTATCATACATGTGCTGTATCTACATCCGGTGATTTATTTACCTGGGGTGATGGTACTCATAATGCTGGACTTCTTGGTCATGGCACTGATGTTAGCCACTGGATACCAAAAAGAGTTTCTGGTCCTTTAGAAGGACTTCAGGTTTTATCTGTTGCATGTGGCACATGGCACTCAGCACTGGCAACTTCCAATGGGAAACTCTTTACATTTGGTGATGGAACTTTTGGTGTTCTAGGCCATGGAGATCGAGAAAGTGTTCCATATCCAAGGGAGGTTCAAATATTAAGTGGACTTAAGACGATTAAGGTTGCATGTGGAGTATGGCATACAGCGGCTATCATAGAGGTTATGAGCCAGTCTGGTACAAATATTTCATCTAGAAAGTTGTTCACCTGGGGTGATGGTGATAAACACCGTTTAGGTCATGGAAGCAAGGAAACTTACCTGCTTCCGACTTGTGTCTCTGCACTTATTGACTATAATTTCCATCAGCTGGCATGTGGACATACTATGACTGTTGCCCTCACTACATCAGGACATGTGTTCACAATGGGTGGTACTGCATATGGTCAACTAGGAAATCCACTTTCTGATGGGAGATTACCTTGTTTGGTACAAGATAAATTGGTCGGTGAGTTTGTTGAAGAAATTTCATGTGGGGCCTATCATGTTGCTGTGCTGACATCAAGAAGTGAAGTATTCACTTGGGGAAGAGGTGCCAATGGAAGATTGGGACATGGGGACACAGAAGATCGGAGATCTCCAACATTTGTCGAAGCGCTAAAAGATAGGAATGTAAAAAGCATATCATGTGGTTCCAATTTCACTGCAAGTATTTGCATTCATAAGTGGGTCTCTGGAGCAGACCAATCAGTTTGCTCTGGTTGCAGGCAGGCATTTGGTTTTACCAGGAAGCGGCACAACTGCTACAACTGTGGGCTGGTGCATTGCCATGCTTGCAGTTCCAAAAAGGCATTAAAAGCTGCATTGGCTCCAACTCCAGGCAAACCGCATCGAGTATGTGACCCTTGCTATGCAAAACTCAAAGCAGCTGAGGCTGGAAATGCCTctatttttaataggaaaaacaCTGTCCCCCGCCGTTCAATAGATGCAACAATCAGGTCAGATAGAGGAGAGGTAAGGTCTGCAAGGATTCTGATGTCTCCTGGACCAatcaattattttgaatttaaaccAGGAAGGTTTGGGCCAAGACCAGATCCTTCTCCCATGATCCAATCTTCCCAAGGTCCATCACTTCTTAAAGACATTGCATTTCCAAGTTCACTGAGTGCTCTTCAAAATGCTTTAAAGCCTGTTATTACAGCATCACCTCAGACtgcacctccacctccacctcagCCGGCATTCTCAAGACCTGTTTCACCATACTCTAGGAGACCAAGCCCTCCACGCTCTGCTGGTCCTGTATTTTCAAGGAGTGTAATTGATAGTCTCAAGAAGACAAATGAGCTACTAAATCAAGAAGTAACAAAGCTGCAAAACCAA GTTAGAAGTTTGAAGCAGAAGTCAGAAGGTCAAGATGCAGAGATTCAGAAATTACGTAAAAATGCTCAAGAAGCTGACTTGTTGGCTCTGGAGGAATCTTCTAAATGCACGGTAGCAAAGGAAGTTGTCAAGTCCATCACAACACAG CTTAAAGAAATGGAAAAGCAGTTACCTCCTGAGGTCTATGACAGTGAAACCTTTAAATCTATGCAAACTCAAATTGAAGCTTTTCTAAATACCAGTGGAACTCAAGCAGCCgaattttcatcttctttacCAGCAGACTTGGAATCTGACCAGAAAAATGCCTCTGTTACCAATCCCTTGGGTGTGGAGGATCATGTAAATGCTGCAGGGCTTACAGACCTATCACAGAATGGTGAAAGTTCTGTACAGGACAGCAGTAAATTATCCATTTCAATTACAAGAGATGCTGTGCCTCAACAAAGCACAGAAAATGGCTCAAGATCAGCAGCAAAATATGAAGGAGAACCAGAAAGTACTGAACAATTTGAGCCTGGTGTTTATGTGACTTTCATTGCACTCAAAAATGGTACCAAGATCTTCAAGAGAGTTAGATTCAG CAAACGGAAGTTTGGCGGCCAACAGGCAGAAGAATGGtggaaggaaaacaaagaaaggCTTCTTAGGAAGTATACCCCATCAGCATCAAGCAGTGCTCCAACTGGGTCATCGGTTCCTCCAGCACCAACAGATGAAAGTAATGAGTTGGCACAATCTTCCCAAACTTAG